In Aedes albopictus strain Foshan chromosome 3, AalbF5, whole genome shotgun sequence, the following are encoded in one genomic region:
- the LOC109397081 gene encoding host cell factor, with the protein TTGGAGTPIRVLSSTGQQVRIATQQPVVNVSTATVQQIGQQTATVLRGQNIVTAGGQLQQQRIVTAPAGSTTTTATIGGKQIILQKPLTIVGGAAGGTATGTINNAGGVTVNQPQIVTLVKTSQGMTVQTLPKMNVLQKGTVAGTIQQPQQIVTSNIIGGAGLQQATVGGQKTAVIGGNVVKLMSSTGTIGGKQILMKNPNIVQVGKMATNVAGKPTLVITNKAGQQIRTGNQQVIVVTTPQGIRTVSGTVTSSANNFVSLSTSQMINTISTSRATNIGGATVLQAGTAGTAGTANIGGQAIKLRAVQGGKPITFTVPVGGLQGAGQKIAGTQIINMQQKSLTIGGKAVTVQLAPSVGGQKTVTIVPSSTGTAGTAGGIGTTMTGVHGQQKIVMLPSKTTTRIVTQQQYQQIQLQQQQAQLQQQQQQQQQEQVSTDAAFAALAAEAGLIENDGDQIEQMDGCFDLFHSDDETDSDEEEQLGGAQIMEVDSTDSGASECKKMKLWPGVIEQLDGCNDFLSSDDDADVAMEEAVSRRTAPRYVRLGLFGGAAAIENPEGESTEEQDPLAQAEPPAEGTAATAEEGAEGQPEATAADSMEQDQLMEGADPAASASEQQTAGDEGVSSAGALDDQQQLLSGGAPAGEDAGEVDSSQPAGGELPSAEEATGGDDGLNASEATAATAESADVSMQDVALLAGSGVTEAEQSKLAETTDNMSFGDQPDSSATSTQDATKDASLGGTAGSPHDATTKMADSASASMMATSGSPGTVQLLNADGTSTTATTMVVSVNSAPTASETEAANILTTIKSGELLSLQNADLLAAAGPGSDNIIQLNSGLLQSSGTIDGFTRSLSGETQTITFKTTGNGSELTQVATLADGTQLVAQLPTSSMVKSEESSNATAGGHLDALAEAAASATSVLSDLMGSTSSSSAASSSPSGVLTIAAASPQTQQQQPATATTIKYFDANSKQFMLTSPLLQSPVNPPANILSNSSNGTVPTVVTTIPGTTSVAAGNKLVTTTKTVRGTTAKAKDEKEDSKPRIKDESEKWYTVGIFKTLSHTVSNFVDFDEWNCLYDGDTLTADNLPDLVKYKRLNLEPGCAYRFRVAAINSCGRGEWSDVAPFKTCLPGFPGAPSAIKISKSTDGAHLSWEPPPSTTGDILEYSVYLAVKSQNAKDKANQSAQLAFVRVYCGPNNQCTVPNQSLLTAHVDQTSKPAIIFRIAARNDKGYGPATQVRWLQDPQSAKGTPTPGATGQGSGPSPTAVKRLSDKAPSTNTKRAKTSVNSSMIASPN; encoded by the exons ACCACCGGTGGCGCCGGCACTCCCATCCGAGTGCTGTCCTCAACCGGCCAGCAGGTACGAATCGCCACCCAGCAACCGGTGGTTAATGTCAGCACTGCGACCGTTCAGCAAATCGGACAACAGACGGCCACGGTTCTACGTGGTCAGAATATCGTCACCGCTGGTGGACAACTCCAGCAGCAGCGCATTGTCACTGCCCCGGCAGGATCCACCACGACAACCGCTACGATAGGCGGCAAACAGATTATCCTGCAGAAGCCTCTGACCATCGTGGGTGGAGCTGCTGGAGGAACTGCCACCGGAACGATCAATAACGCCGGTGGAGTCACGGTCAACCAGCCGCAGATTGTCACCCTGGTCAAGACCAGTCAGGGCATGACTGTTCAAACCCTGCCGAAAATGAACGTACTACAGAAGGGCACGGTGGCGGGTACCATCCAACAGCCGCAGCAAATTGTCACGTCAAACATCATCGGGGGCGCTGGCCTTCAGCAAGCGACCGTTGGCGGTCAGAAAACGGCCGTTATCGGGGGCAACGTGGTCAAATTGATGTCGTCCACCGGAACGATAGGTGGCAAGCAGATCCTCATGAAGAACCCGAACATCGTTCAGGTCGGCAAAATGGCCACCAACGTTGCCGGTAAGCCGACGTTGGTCATAACCAACAAGGCCGGTCAGCAGATTCGAACCGGCAATCAGCAGGTCATCGTGGTAACGACTCCGCAGGGTATCCGTACCGTCAGCGGAACCGTTACATCGTCGGCGAATAACTTCGTCTCGCTGTCAACTTCTCAG ATGATCAATACGATATCGACGTCCCGCGCCACAAACATCGGTGGAGCAACCGTTCTTCAAGCGGGTACTGCTGGGACAGCCGGTACAGCCAACATCGGTGGACAGGCAATCAAGCTCCGGGCCGTACAGGGTGGAAAGCCTATCACTTTCACGGTTCCGGTTGGAGGACTGCAAGGAGCCGGCCAAAAGATCGCAGGCACGCAGATAATCAACATGCAGCAGAAGTCCCTGACGATCGGTGGCAAAGCCGTCACTGTCCAACTGGCTCCTTCGGTCGGTGGACAGAAAACGGTTACCATCGTTCCGTCGTCGACCGGAACGGCTGGCACTGCGGGAGGAATCGGAACCACCATGACCGGAGTTCATGGGCAACAGAAGATCGTCATGTTGCCATCGAAGACGACCACCCGGATAGTGACCCAGCAGCAGTATCAGCAGATTCAGTTGCAGCAGCAGCAAGCGCAactgcaacagcaacaacaacagcagcagcaggaaCAGGTTTCTACGGATGCTGCGTTCGCTGCGCTAGCTGCTGAAGCCGGTCTGATTGAGAACGATGGCGATCAGATTGAGCAGATGGATGGTTGTTTCGATCTGTTCCATTCGGATGACGAGACGGATTCGGATGAGGAAGAACAACTGGGAGGTGCTCAAATCATGGAAGTCGACTCGACGGATAGTGGTGCATCGGAATGCAAGAAAATGAAACTGTGGCCTGGTGTCATTGAACAGTTGGACGGATGCAATGATTTCCTTTCTTCCGATGACGATGCAGATGTCGCCATGGAGGAAGCAGTATCTAGGCGGACAGCCCCACGATACGTCCGATTAGGCCTGTTTGGAGGTGCTGCGGCCATCGAAAACCCCGAAGGGGAATCGACCGAAGAACAGGACCCGCTTGCTCAAGCTGAACCACCGGCCGAGGGTACTGCGGCGACAGCTGAGGAAGGTGCTGAAGGCCAACCGGAAGCAACTGCGGCCGATTCGATGGAACAGGATCAACTGATGGAGGGAGCAGACCCTGCCGCTTCGGCGTCAGAGCAGCAAACGGCAGGTGATGAAGGTGTTTCTTCGGCCGGTGCGCTTGATGATCAACAGCAACTCCTGTCCGGTGGTGCACCTGCCGGAGAAGATGCTGGTGAAGTCGATTCCAGTCAACCAGCGGGTGGTGAGTTACCATCGGCGGAGGAAGCCACGGGAGGCGACGATGGTCTTAATGCTAGTGAGGCAACAGCTGCCACCGCCGAATCGGCAGATGTTTCAATGCAGGATGTGGCGCTATTGGCTGGCAGCGGAGTCACCGAAGCAGAACAAAGCAAACTTGCGGAAACGACAGACAAT ATGTCCTTTGGTGATCAACCGGATAGCAGTGCAACGTCAACTCAAGACGCAACGAAAGATGCCTCtcttggaggaactgctggaagccCACATGACGCGACCACCAAGATGGCCGATTCAGCCTCGGCATCTATGATGGCCACATCCGGTTCACCCGGAACGGTTCAACTGTTGAACGCCGACGGCACATCAACGACCGCCACCACAATGGTCGTCAGTGTGAACAGTGCCCCCACAGCTTCGGAAACCGAAGCAGCTAACATTCTCACCACCATCAAGAGCGGAGAGCTGCTTTCGCTTCAAAACGCCGATTTGCTGGCCGCTGCCGGTCCCGGTAGTGACAATATTAT TCAACTGAACTCCGGTCTCCTGCAGTCGAGTGGTACAATCGATGGCTTCACGAGGTCACTCTCGGGTGAAACGCAAACCATTACGTTTAAAACTACTGGAAACGGTAGCGAACTGACTCAGGTTGCCACCTTGGCCGATGGAACTCAACTGGTGGCACAGCTCCCGACCAGTTCCATGGTCAAATCGGAAGAATCATCCAACGCTACCGCCGGAGGACATCTGGATGCTTTGGCAGAGGCCGCTGCCTCGGCCACCTCCGTACTTTCCGATCTGATGGGCTCAACGTCATCATCATCGGCGGCTTCCTCATCTCCCTCCGGGGTACTGACCATCGCTGCTGCAAGTCCCCAAACCCAACAGCAGCAACCGGCAACGGCCACCACCATCAAGTACTTCGATGCCAACTCGAAACAGTTCATGCTGACGTCGCCTTTGCTACAATCGCCGGTCAATCCACCGGCCAACATTCTGAGCAATAGTAGCAACGGAACGGTTCCGACGGTTGTCACGACGATTCCCGGAACCACGTCAGTAGCGGCTGGCAATAAGCTCGTTACTACCACCAAGACCGTACGAGGAACGACCGCCAAGGCGAAAGACGAAAAAGAAGAC TCCAAGCCGAGAATCAAAGACGAATCGGAAAAATGGTACACCGTGGGAATCTTCAAGACTCTGTCGCACACCGTATCCAACTTTGTCGATTTCGACGAGTGGAACTGTCTGTACGACGGCGATACGCTTACCGCTGACAACCTGCCGGATTTGGTCAAGTACAAGCGGCTAAACCTGGAACCGGGTTGTGCGTACCGATTCCGCGTGGCAGCCATCAACAGTTGCGGCCGGGGCGAATGGAGCGACGTGGCACCCTTCAAGACTTGTCTGCCGGGATTCCCGGGCGCTCCCTCGGCAATCAAGATTTCAAAATCGACGGACGGAGCGCATCTCTCGTGGGAACCGCCGCCATCGACTACCGGAGACATTCTGGAGTATTCCGTCTATCTGGCGGTCAAGTCGCAAAATGCCAAGGATAAGGCCAACCAGTCGGCACAGCTGGCCTTCGTGCGGGTCTACTGTGGACCGAACAATCAATGTACGGTGCCGAACCAGTCACTGCTGACGGCGCACGTCGATCAGACCTCTAAGCCGGCGATCATTTTCCGAATTGCGGCGCGCAACGACAAGGGCTACGGACCGGCCACGCAAGTCAGGTGGTTGCAAG ATCCCCAATCGGCCAAAGGAACTCCCACCCCCGGCGCCACCGGCCAAGGCTCCGGACCGTCTCCCACGGCGGTCAAACGGCTCAGCGACAAAGCTCCCTCGACGAACACGAAACGGGCCAAAACCAGCGTCAACTCGTCGATGATTGCATCGCCCAACTAA